The following nucleotide sequence is from Streptomyces leeuwenhoekii.
CCGCAGGACGAGAAGGCCGTCGTGGCGGCGTCGGCGGAGCAGGGCGCGGGGGCGGAGGTGCCCACGGCCCAGGACGTCACGGCCGAGCAGGAGGCCGCGCGTCCGGTGCGCCAGGAGTCGGCCGCCGAGGCGCTGGCCGAGCCCGCCGCCGTCGAGGACGCCGTCGTCGCGGCGCCGGCCCCCGAGGCTCCGGCCGCCGAGGCAGCGGTCACCGAGGAGGAGGCCGCGCCCAAGGGCCGCACCCGTCGCCGGGCGACCCGCCGGGCGTCCGCGCCCGCCGGGTCCCCGGCCGGGGCGGAGGCGGCCGTGGTGACGGTCCCCGAGTCCGCACCGGCGGCGCCCGAGGCGGCGCCGCAGGCCGAGGAGGCCGCCCCGGCGGCTTCGGCGGAGCAGCCGGAGACCGCCGCCGAGCCGGCCGCGCCGGCCCGTCCGCGGCGCCGCGCCGTGCGGAAGGCCGCCGCGCCGACCGCGCCCGCGGAGGCCGCCGTCGTGGTCCTCCCGGCCGCCACCGAGCCGGCCGCCGAGCCGGAAGCCCCGGCCCAGGAGGCTCCGGTTCAGGAGGCCGCGGCTTCGGAGGCTCCCGCCGCCGAGCCGGCCGCCGAGGGCCCGGAAGCAGCCGAGGCCGCGGCTTCGGAGGCTCCCGCCGCCGAGCCGGCCGCCGAGGGCCCGGAAGCAGCCGAGGCCGCCGAAGAGGCCGTCGCGGCCAAGAAGACGGCGCGCAAGACGGCCAAGAAGGCCACGGCGAAGAAGGCGGCCACGAAGAAGACCGCGGCCACCAAGAAGACCGCGGCCACCAAGGCGGCGACGGCCAAGAAGACGGCCGCGAAGAAGACGACCGCCAAGAAGGCGGCGGCCAAGAAGACCGCCACCAAGACGGCGGCCAGGAAGACGGCCGCCAAGAAGACCGCGGCGGCCGAGCAGACGGCTCCGTCCGTCTCGGCCTCCACCGACGAGGTCTGACCCGACCAGGGTCCACCGACGTGGGGTCCTGCCCGGAGGCGGGCAGGGCCCCACGTCGTCTCGTCCGCCCCGGTGTTCCGACGCCCGGAACGCCGCTGACGGCCCGCAAGCAAGGAGAGAAACACGATGATTGGCCTCATACTCGCGGCCGGTGCCGGACGGCGCCTGCGCCCCTACACCGACACCCTGCCCAAGGCGCTGGTGCCGGTGGGGCCCGAGGGCGCCGAGGACAGCCTGACCGTGCTCGACCTGACGCTCGGCAACTTCGCGGAGGTCGGGTTGACCGAGGCCGCGATCATCGTCGGTTACCGCAAGGAGGCGGTGTACGCGCGCAAGGAGGCGCTGGAGGCGAAGTACGGCCTGAAGCTCACCCTGATCGACAACGACAAGGCCGAGGAGTGGAACAACGCCTACTCCCTGTGGTGCGGCCGGGAGGCGCTGAAGGACGGCGTGATCCTCGCCAACGGCGACACGGTGCACCCGGTGTCGGTGGAGAAGACGCTGCTGGCCGCCCGCGGTGACGGCAAGAAGATCATCCTGGCGCTGGACACGGTGAAGCAGCTCGCCGAGGAGGAGATGAAGGTCGTCGTCGACCCGGCCAAGGGGGTGCGGCGGATCACCAAGCTGATGGACCCGGCGGAGGCGACCGGTGAGTACATCGGTGTGACGCTGATCGAGGGGGAGGCCGCCGCCGAGCTGGCCGACGCCCTGAAGGCGACCTTCGAGCGGGACCCGCAGCTCTACTACGAGGACGGCTACCAGGAGCTGGTCGACCGCGGCTTCACGGTGGACGTGGCGCCGATCGGCGATGTGCGGTGGGTCGAGATCGACAACCACGACGACCTCGCCAAGGGCCGGGAGATCGCGTGCCGCTACTGACCCGGCTCATCCCGGCGCCGGTCGTCGTCGACATCCGCGCGGGCGCCCTCGACGACCTGACGAGCGTCCTCGCCGACCAGCGGATCTCCCAGTCGGGACGGCTCGCCGTCGCGGTCAGCGGGGGTTCGGGGGCGCGGCTGCGCGAGCGGCTGGCGCCGGCCCTGCCGGGGGCCGAGTGGTTCGAGGTCGGCGGCGGGACCATCGACGACGCGGTGCGGCTGGCCGACGCGATGAAGGGCGGCCGCTACGACGCGGTCGTCGGGCTCGGCGGCGGCAAGGTCATCGACTGCGCCAAGTACTCCGCGGCGCGCGTGGGCCTGCCCATGGTCGCCGTGGCCACCAACCTCTCCCACGACGGCATCTGCTCGCCGGTGTCGATCCTGGACAACGACGCCGGCCGCGGTTCGTACGGCGTGCCCACGCCCATCGCGATCCTGGTCGACCTCGCGGTGATCCGCGAGGCGCCGATCCGCTTCGTGCGGTCCGGCATCGGCGACGCCGTCTCCAACATCTCCGCCGTCGCCGACTGGGAGCTGGCGCACCGGGTCAACGGCGAGAAGGTCGACGGCCTGGCCGCCGCGATGGCCCGGCAGGCCGGCGAGGCCGTGCTGCGCCACCCCGGCGGCTGCGGCGACGACGGGTTCCTGACCGTGCTGACCGAGGGCCTGGTGCTGTCGGGCATCGCCATGTCGATCGCGGGGCACACCCGCCCCTCGTCCGGGGCCTGCCACGAGATCAGCCACGCGCTCGACCTGCTCTACCCCAGGCGGGCGGCGAGCCACGGCGAGCAGGTGGGGCTCGGCGCCGCCTTCGCGATGCATCTGCGGGGCGACCACGAGGGCTCCCGGCTGATGGCCGGCGTGCTGCGGCGGCACGGCCTGCCGGTCCTCGCCGAGGAGATCGGCTTCGACGACGACGAGTTCGTCCGGGCCGTGGAGTTCGCCCCGCAGACCCGTCCGGGCCGGTACACCATCCTGGAGCACCTGGAGCTGTCGCCGGCGCGCATCCGCGAGGCGTACGCCGACTACGCCGCGTCGGTCGACGACTGAGCCGCGCGGGCCCGGTTTGACCCCTGTGGGGAGGGCCCCGTAACCTTGACCGTCGGCGTGTCCACTGACATGCCACATCCCCGTAAACCTCTTCCTCCCGGACA
It contains:
- a CDS encoding sugar phosphate nucleotidyltransferase, whose translation is MIGLILAAGAGRRLRPYTDTLPKALVPVGPEGAEDSLTVLDLTLGNFAEVGLTEAAIIVGYRKEAVYARKEALEAKYGLKLTLIDNDKAEEWNNAYSLWCGREALKDGVILANGDTVHPVSVEKTLLAARGDGKKIILALDTVKQLAEEEMKVVVDPAKGVRRITKLMDPAEATGEYIGVTLIEGEAAAELADALKATFERDPQLYYEDGYQELVDRGFTVDVAPIGDVRWVEIDNHDDLAKGREIACRY
- a CDS encoding iron-containing alcohol dehydrogenase family protein; amino-acid sequence: MPLLTRLIPAPVVVDIRAGALDDLTSVLADQRISQSGRLAVAVSGGSGARLRERLAPALPGAEWFEVGGGTIDDAVRLADAMKGGRYDAVVGLGGGKVIDCAKYSAARVGLPMVAVATNLSHDGICSPVSILDNDAGRGSYGVPTPIAILVDLAVIREAPIRFVRSGIGDAVSNISAVADWELAHRVNGEKVDGLAAAMARQAGEAVLRHPGGCGDDGFLTVLTEGLVLSGIAMSIAGHTRPSSGACHEISHALDLLYPRRAASHGEQVGLGAAFAMHLRGDHEGSRLMAGVLRRHGLPVLAEEIGFDDDEFVRAVEFAPQTRPGRYTILEHLELSPARIREAYADYAASVDD